In one Streptomyces marincola genomic region, the following are encoded:
- a CDS encoding S8 family serine peptidase, producing the protein MPRRRHKRLATVSLATMATLATFAGSGPAGAAPTAGTPPTQTPSTPQRAGEPVTVTLVTGDRVTVTPSSNGAPSVNVEPAPDREPGVVFDVRVTGEDIRVVPSDAGPLLAEGRLDEALFDIDRLIEDGLGDAHTTTTPLIVTQRGTAATRAADLDGAEAVRELPSIGGVALAADKAEPGRFWSEITGGTGRDAEGATTLAANAGTIWLDAPVRAALDRSVPQIGGDAAREAGLTGEGVTVAVLDTGIDTTHPDLDDAVTGERDFSGSSSGTADVAGHGTHVASILAGSGEASDGTHAGVAPDADLLNGKVLGDDGSGFTSQVIEGMEWATEQGADIVNMSLGGGLSSDGTDPMSTAVDRLTEETGTLFVVSAGNARLIEAPAAAAHALAVGSVDRQDRVSESSGRGPTLDGRLKPDLTAPGEGITAARAEGTGEAADGPYTALSGTSVASPHVAGAAALLQQRHPDWRADRLKGSLMNSALRTPGEAPYAQGAGRVDLTRALEQRVGAQPVSLTTLVPWPGGSAEEIVTYRNDTDEPITLTLSVTNSDGTPDSGEHVWFETPEVTVPAGGTTDVSLRMNGAHLDDQGWAGWLTATSGDGDVVIGTPITMQSERPGHDVTFDVVDRDGRPVTDFARLRPAPVLYSLERPNDVVDMQLVGGTWTAHVLAGSYQMLTGVVTPGADGAPDSLTYIVSPELTVDGNQEFTADAREGTPVNATVESPTATRAGSHLGHYTEHGQMGLLMHDGSAAPDLYAVPVTAEEYPLAFFYLQSFDEPADGDPGRPAGYDLAFSEQGRIPADLTYEVADEDLATVESRVHHGGDAELEGIWGRSAHLVPETEANPPVSFPEVSTGPAPSSTTRLLSARLADGSPVGWRSSSLLRLPDDEPGSASAGETMLTSEHYTAGEHHVIAWRKAAIGPAVFFAAHGTGQLILNLDGTVGSQPGTNTIGVGDEDGLTERITLRRDGQEVGSWDGDFVDPGVPNERADYELELTASSGSTLAPLATEVSARWSFSSAGPAEGEPGRHLPLPTLRIDGDFDLANRAPAGEPFALDLVVDGWQGIEPAPVESITLEASFDDGDTWRPLRVTAEGDGHTAGVAHPPGAEFVSLRAAVTTEDGTSLEQTVIRSYALAPR; encoded by the coding sequence ATGCCAAGACGCAGGCACAAACGCCTCGCCACGGTCTCGCTCGCCACCATGGCCACCCTCGCCACGTTCGCCGGTTCCGGGCCCGCCGGGGCCGCGCCGACCGCGGGAACACCGCCCACACAGACGCCGTCCACCCCGCAGCGGGCCGGTGAACCGGTGACGGTGACCCTGGTGACCGGGGACCGGGTCACGGTGACGCCGAGTTCGAACGGCGCCCCCTCGGTGAACGTCGAGCCCGCCCCCGACCGCGAGCCAGGCGTCGTCTTCGACGTCCGGGTCACCGGCGAGGACATCAGGGTCGTTCCGTCCGACGCCGGGCCGCTGCTCGCCGAAGGACGCCTGGACGAAGCCCTGTTCGACATCGACCGGTTGATCGAGGACGGGCTCGGCGACGCGCACACCACCACGACCCCGCTGATCGTCACCCAGCGCGGCACGGCGGCCACCCGGGCGGCGGACCTCGACGGCGCGGAGGCGGTCCGCGAGCTGCCGTCCATCGGCGGCGTGGCACTCGCCGCCGACAAGGCGGAGCCAGGACGCTTCTGGTCCGAGATCACGGGCGGCACCGGCCGCGACGCGGAGGGCGCCACCACGCTCGCCGCGAACGCGGGCACCATCTGGCTCGACGCACCGGTGCGGGCCGCGCTCGACCGCAGCGTGCCGCAGATCGGCGGCGACGCGGCGCGCGAGGCGGGCCTGACCGGCGAGGGCGTGACGGTCGCGGTCCTCGACACCGGCATCGACACCACGCACCCGGACCTCGACGACGCGGTGACAGGGGAGCGCGACTTCTCCGGCAGTTCGAGCGGCACGGCGGACGTCGCGGGCCACGGCACGCACGTCGCCTCGATCCTGGCCGGTTCCGGCGAGGCCTCCGACGGCACCCACGCGGGTGTCGCGCCGGACGCGGACCTGCTCAACGGCAAGGTGCTCGGCGACGACGGCTCCGGCTTCACCTCGCAGGTCATCGAGGGCATGGAGTGGGCCACGGAGCAGGGCGCGGACATCGTCAACATGAGCCTCGGCGGCGGTCTGAGTTCCGACGGCACCGACCCCATGTCGACGGCCGTCGACCGGCTGACCGAGGAGACCGGGACGCTCTTCGTCGTGTCGGCGGGCAACGCGCGGCTGATCGAGGCGCCGGCCGCGGCTGCCCATGCCCTCGCTGTCGGCAGCGTCGACCGGCAGGACCGGGTCAGTGAATCGAGCGGGCGGGGCCCGACACTCGACGGCCGCCTCAAGCCGGACCTCACCGCGCCGGGCGAGGGCATCACAGCCGCCAGGGCGGAGGGCACGGGCGAGGCCGCCGATGGCCCTTACACCGCTCTCAGCGGCACCTCCGTGGCCTCGCCGCACGTGGCGGGCGCCGCCGCGTTGCTCCAGCAGCGGCATCCCGACTGGCGGGCCGACCGGCTGAAGGGCTCGCTGATGAACAGCGCGCTCCGCACCCCGGGAGAGGCCCCTTACGCCCAGGGCGCGGGACGTGTCGACCTGACGCGCGCCCTGGAGCAACGCGTCGGTGCGCAACCGGTCTCCCTCACCACGCTCGTCCCCTGGCCCGGGGGCTCAGCGGAAGAAATCGTCACCTACCGCAACGACACGGACGAGCCCATCACCCTCACCCTGTCGGTCACGAACAGCGACGGCACTCCGGACTCCGGAGAGCATGTGTGGTTCGAGACGCCGGAGGTGACCGTACCGGCGGGTGGCACCACGGACGTGTCGCTGCGCATGAACGGCGCGCATCTGGACGACCAGGGGTGGGCCGGGTGGCTGACCGCGACGTCCGGGGACGGCGACGTGGTCATCGGCACGCCCATCACCATGCAGAGCGAAAGGCCGGGCCATGACGTCACCTTCGACGTCGTGGACCGGGACGGGCGGCCCGTCACCGACTTCGCCCGCCTGCGCCCCGCTCCCGTGCTCTACAGCCTGGAACGGCCGAACGACGTAGTGGACATGCAACTCGTCGGCGGCACGTGGACGGCCCATGTTCTCGCGGGTTCCTACCAGATGCTGACCGGCGTCGTGACTCCCGGCGCCGACGGCGCCCCCGACAGCCTCACGTACATCGTGAGTCCGGAGCTGACCGTTGACGGCAACCAGGAATTCACAGCGGACGCCCGAGAGGGCACACCGGTGAACGCCACGGTCGAGAGCCCGACCGCGACCCGGGCCGGCAGCCACCTCGGCCACTACACGGAGCACGGCCAGATGGGCTTGCTGATGCACGACGGCAGCGCCGCCCCGGACCTGTACGCGGTGCCCGTCACGGCCGAGGAGTACCCGCTCGCCTTCTTCTACCTCCAGTCCTTCGACGAACCAGCGGACGGCGACCCCGGCCGCCCGGCCGGCTACGACCTCGCGTTCTCCGAGCAGGGCCGCATCCCGGCCGATCTGACCTACGAGGTCGCCGACGAAGACCTCGCCACGGTCGAGTCCCGGGTGCACCATGGCGGTGACGCCGAGCTTGAGGGCATCTGGGGCCGCTCGGCGCACCTCGTGCCGGAAACGGAGGCGAATCCACCGGTTTCGTTCCCGGAGGTGTCCACGGGGCCCGCGCCCAGCAGCACGACCCGCTTGCTGTCCGCGAGGCTGGCCGACGGCTCCCCCGTCGGGTGGCGGTCCTCTTCGCTGCTCCGCCTGCCCGACGACGAGCCCGGTTCCGCGTCGGCGGGCGAGACCATGCTGACGTCCGAGCACTACACGGCCGGTGAACACCACGTCATCGCCTGGCGCAAGGCGGCCATCGGCCCCGCGGTCTTCTTCGCGGCCCATGGCACCGGCCAACTGATTCTCAACCTCGACGGCACGGTCGGCTCGCAGCCCGGCACCAACACCATAGGCGTCGGCGACGAGGACGGCTTGACCGAACGCATCACGCTGCGCCGCGACGGCCAGGAGGTCGGGTCCTGGGACGGCGACTTCGTGGACCCCGGGGTGCCGAACGAGCGCGCGGACTACGAACTGGAGCTGACCGCCTCGTCGGGCAGCACCCTGGCCCCCCTCGCTACGGAGGTCTCGGCCCGCTGGTCGTTCAGCTCCGCCGGCCCCGCCGAAGGCGAGCCCGGACGCCACCTGCCGCTGCCGACGCTGCGCATCGACG
- a CDS encoding RNA polymerase sigma factor, whose product MHQKEFADWYAALWPRVFRTVAVGIGDRDLAEEAVAEAFARALATWPAAARTDNPAAWLYRVAVNEVRSRWRRGRLERRVLQRLAARQSERTEAPPTPDDALWNAVADLPPRMRRMVALRYVLDLPEAEIASTLHVTRGTVAATLSKARKTLAAVLSSTHSAAQAATREGS is encoded by the coding sequence ATGCACCAGAAAGAGTTCGCGGACTGGTACGCGGCGCTGTGGCCGCGGGTGTTCCGCACCGTCGCCGTCGGCATCGGCGACCGCGACCTCGCCGAGGAAGCCGTCGCCGAGGCATTCGCCCGCGCGCTCGCCACCTGGCCCGCAGCGGCGCGCACGGACAACCCGGCGGCATGGCTCTACCGCGTCGCGGTGAACGAGGTGCGTTCGCGCTGGCGCAGAGGACGACTGGAGCGCCGGGTCCTGCAACGGCTCGCCGCCCGGCAGAGCGAGCGGACCGAGGCCCCCCCGACACCCGACGACGCGCTGTGGAACGCCGTCGCCGACCTGCCGCCCCGCATGCGCCGCATGGTCGCGCTGCGCTACGTCCTCGACCTCCCCGAGGCGGAGATCGCGTCCACGCTGCACGTCACGCGCGGCACGGTGGCGGCCACCCTCAGCAAGGCAAGGAAGACCCTCGCCGCCGTTCTGTCGTCCACGCACTCCGCTGCCCAGGCAGCCACCCGGGAGGGGTCATGA